The following DNA comes from Candidatus Poribacteria bacterium.
ATCGGTTTGTGGAGACTCACATGTTATAAATATCACTAAGATAGCAATAGTGATTGCGAGAGTGGCAGTTGAAATCGCAACATGCCGAATCTGAGTAGGTTTCATATTCTTGTGCACCGCATTATCTACCATTGGCAGTTTCCTCCGCCTGATCTGATTCTGCGATATACGTCTGAATTGCCTGTACTATTCCTGTTGCGAGGAGGGCAAGGTTGTCGGCGTCTACGAGTCTCGCTTCATCGGCTTCGTTAGATAGATAACCGATTTCAATAAGAACTGCCGGCATGTAGACCGCTGCCAGGGTTGCGACCGGTATCTCGTTCAGGGGAATTGGAGCAGGCGAGAGCTTTTCTAATTCTGTCTGGAGAATCGTAGCGAACTTCCGGCTCTGTATCAAGAAATCTTCTTGGGAGAGCGTTTCGATAGTTATGTTACGCTGTGAAGTTTCGTTTGGATGAGTGGGTGGACGCTCTAATTGGGTAAATCCTAAGGAATTACTAATGTAGAGGTGGATACCTGCGGCCCGTTCTGAAAAAGAGGTGTTGCAGTGCAGACTGAGAAACAGTTTCCCTTGATTATTCTGTGCAATATCTATTCGCTCGCTCGGACGCCGTTCAAAATCTGCGTCGCGCGTCAATAGGACCGCCACCTGATTCCGGCTGGCAACCTCCTCGACCTGTTTGGCAAGGTCAAGGACAATATCTTTCTCCGGTCGCATTGTGCTGCCGTGATAACCTGTATCGGCACCGCCGTGTCCTGGATCGAGGATTACCAGAAATTTTGCTGGGCCTTCCATAGCCTCAGGAGCGGAGAGATCAGGGAGTGGTGCAGTTTTTTCAGTGATGTGTATCGTCTGTATTACGGGGTTATGAGTGACCCGAAAATCGTATAACTTGGGCAGCAGATCGGTAAAAAATGTGAGGGGCAGCATCAATTGTCCCTCAATGATCAGTGGGGGATGCGTGAGTGACAATTTCGTTTCGTCCGAATCGGCGCTAGCAGAAAGTGATCCAACTCGTAGCAGGAGCTGCTTCTCTTTGAGGTTTAAGGTAAGCCGCTTTGTCAGGGAACTGTACTGTTGTTTCATCCCCGGATCGAATGCTTCCCGCAAGGTCTTAACTGGCAGATATAATCCGCCATCCTGCTCAATAATCTGTGCTTGGGCGAGCGACTTGCCGCTTCCATCAACAAAACGGATTAGCGAGGATTGAGCGTAGCTATAGCTGATCCAACTCGATAACAAAATGGCAATGGATAGAATGGATTGACGCACCATTAAGCACCTGACTACAAGATTGTAGTAACATGTTACCGATAGTCGAGCTAGATTGTGTCCAGATCTA
Coding sequences within:
- a CDS encoding N-acetylmuramoyl-L-alanine amidase is translated as MRQSILSIAILLSSWISYSYAQSSLIRFVDGSGKSLAQAQIIEQDGGLYLPVKTLREAFDPGMKQQYSSLTKRLTLNLKEKQLLLRVGSLSASADSDETKLSLTHPPLIIEGQLMLPLTFFTDLLPKLYDFRVTHNPVIQTIHITEKTAPLPDLSAPEAMEGPAKFLVILDPGHGGADTGYHGSTMRPEKDIVLDLAKQVEEVASRNQVAVLLTRDADFERRPSERIDIAQNNQGKLFLSLHCNTSFSERAAGIHLYISNSLGFTQLERPPTHPNETSQRNITIETLSQEDFLIQSRKFATILQTELEKLSPAPIPLNEIPVATLAAVYMPAVLIEIGYLSNEADEARLVDADNLALLATGIVQAIQTYIAESDQAEETANGR